One Rickettsia prowazekii str. Breinl genomic region harbors:
- the xth gene encoding exodeoxyribonuclease III, which yields MKVVTWNINSLRLRIDLLRKLAYEHQPDIILLQETKVANSLFPLEVIKNIGYEHVIYSGQKSYNGVAIISKFPLNNVFALELYNGDKRHIAAIVNDLEIHNFYVPAGGDIPDVEVNFKFKHKLEYVRLMREWFTANRTKNDKIIIVGDLNIAPHEHDVWSSKQMQNVISHTDIERSLLIELQNSLGFIDSSRYFISLNKKCYTWWSYRNVDWKKSNRGRRLDHIWVSDNLKYALFSMHLLSEARDWFRPSDHVPYLVTFNF from the coding sequence ATGAAAGTAGTGACTTGGAATATTAATTCATTACGTCTACGTATTGATTTATTAAGGAAATTAGCATATGAACATCAGCCAGATATTATTTTACTTCAAGAAACAAAAGTAGCTAATTCATTATTTCCACTTGAAGTTATTAAAAATATAGGATATGAACATGTAATATATTCAGGTCAGAAATCATATAATGGTGTTGCTATTATTTCAAAATTTCCTTTGAATAATGTTTTTGCACTGGAATTATATAATGGCGATAAAAGGCATATAGCAGCTATAGTTAATGATTTAGAGATACATAATTTTTATGTTCCAGCAGGTGGTGATATACCTGATGTAGAGGTAAACTTTAAATTTAAACATAAGCTCGAATATGTAAGGTTAATGCGGGAATGGTTTACTGCTAACCGTACTAAAAATGATAAAATTATTATTGTCGGGGACTTAAATATTGCTCCACATGAACATGATGTATGGTCTAGTAAGCAGATGCAAAATGTTATTAGTCATACTGATATTGAACGCTCGTTATTGATAGAGCTACAAAACTCGTTAGGTTTTATTGATAGTAGTAGATATTTTATATCACTTAACAAAAAATGTTATACTTGGTGGAGTTATAGAAATGTAGATTGGAAAAAATCTAATAGGGGTAGAAGACTGGATCATATTTGGGTTAGTGATAATTTAAAATATGCATTATTTTCTATGCATTTACTATCAGAAGCACGAGATTGGTTTCGTCCTTCGGATCATGTGCCATATTTGGTAACTTTTAATTTTTAG
- a CDS encoding serine hydrolase domain-containing protein, translated as MTNCIDCFADIQQRIHEVEKEYLNNRFLNTVFMFADDYKSLLTGAKGIFALNGEQLKANEMMPIASATKPFTAAGILKLQEQELLNINDKICKYLAPEMWGGKVPDWACKISIHNLLTHSSGIAEYFSFVKLDLNMSKQEVHKKLLQFVSSKPLEISIGKNFKYSNTNFVILGMIIEKVAKKDLANFFYDEFFKPLNMKSTSFASYSEAARIQKNVVSSNYPVRYFVTPNNSNKPTFTPVTADFLAVPCADGGIISTPNDLVKWYRALNEGKILSKKSYKLMTTKYFVAQGIESRKSYTGYGIFLTDLDSKHLMIHYTGKALGIQSAVGYILPNNIYFAILSNTMIKIPEEEKDKIDMKNPLNQLGIIYFRDAIIGAAIKKD; from the coding sequence ATTACTAATTGTATTGATTGTTTTGCAGATATACAGCAAAGAATTCATGAAGTAGAAAAGGAATATCTAAATAATAGATTTTTAAATACAGTTTTTATGTTTGCTGATGATTATAAATCTTTATTAACTGGCGCTAAAGGAATTTTTGCTTTAAATGGTGAACAATTAAAGGCAAATGAAATGATGCCTATTGCTTCTGCTACAAAGCCTTTTACAGCCGCAGGAATCTTAAAATTACAAGAACAGGAATTGTTGAATATTAACGATAAAATTTGTAAATACCTTGCTCCGGAAATGTGGGGTGGCAAAGTGCCGGATTGGGCATGTAAAATATCGATTCATAATTTATTAACACATAGTAGTGGTATTGCAGAATATTTTAGTTTTGTTAAACTTGATTTAAATATGTCTAAGCAAGAGGTACACAAAAAATTATTACAATTTGTATCTTCTAAGCCTTTAGAAATATCTATAGGAAAAAATTTTAAATATAGTAATACTAATTTTGTCATACTCGGTATGATTATCGAAAAAGTTGCTAAAAAAGATTTAGCTAACTTTTTTTATGATGAATTTTTTAAACCTCTGAACATGAAATCTACTAGTTTTGCTTCATATAGTGAAGCTGCTAGAATTCAGAAAAATGTTGTGAGTTCTAATTATCCGGTAAGGTATTTTGTAACGCCTAATAATAGCAATAAGCCTACATTTACTCCTGTAACTGCAGATTTTTTAGCAGTTCCTTGTGCAGATGGAGGTATAATATCAACACCAAACGATCTAGTAAAATGGTATAGAGCATTAAATGAAGGAAAAATCCTTTCTAAGAAGTCGTATAAACTTATGACTACTAAGTATTTTGTAGCACAAGGTATAGAAAGCCGTAAGTCTTATACTGGTTATGGTATTTTCCTGACTGATCTTGATTCTAAACATTTAATGATTCATTATACTGGAAAAGCCCTTGGAATACAAAGTGCAGTAGGGTATATTTTGCCTAATAATATTTATTTTGCTATATTAAGTAATACTATGATTAAAATTCCTGAAGAAGAAAAAGATAAAATTGATATGAAAAATCCTTTAAATCAGCTTGGAATAATTTATTTCAGAGATGCAATAATAGGTGCAGCTATAAAAAAGGATTAA
- the pdhA gene encoding pyruvate dehydrogenase (acetyl-transferring) E1 component subunit alpha, with the protein MDIKPEKYKPIKEEYIKSFKDMLLLRRFEEKCGQLYGMGKIGGFCHLYIGQEAVISAVAMIKKKGDSTITSYRDHAHIILAGTEPKYVLAELMGRATGCSKGKGGSMHLFDIPNKFYGGHGIVGAQVPIGTGLAFAEKYNGTNNICFTFLGDGAVNQGQVYEAFNMASLWGLPIVYIIENNEYSMGTSVARSTFMCDLYKKGESFGIRGFQLDGMDFEEMYNGTKQVAEYVRENSFPVILEVKTYRYRGHSMSDPAKYRSKEEVEKYKERDTLVRIREIILDNKYATEADLKAIEQSVREIIKVAVEFSENSPLPAEDELYTEIYV; encoded by the coding sequence GTGGATATTAAACCGGAAAAATATAAGCCTATAAAGGAAGAATATATAAAAAGCTTTAAAGATATGCTCTTACTACGTCGTTTTGAAGAAAAATGTGGGCAATTATATGGCATGGGGAAAATTGGAGGTTTTTGCCATTTATATATAGGGCAAGAAGCAGTAATTTCTGCAGTAGCGATGATTAAGAAAAAAGGTGATAGTACTATTACTAGCTATCGTGATCATGCTCATATTATTTTAGCGGGGACTGAACCTAAATACGTACTTGCTGAACTTATGGGACGTGCTACAGGTTGCTCAAAAGGTAAGGGTGGCTCGATGCATTTATTTGATATACCGAACAAATTCTATGGTGGACATGGTATAGTTGGAGCTCAAGTACCCATAGGTACAGGGCTTGCTTTTGCGGAGAAATATAACGGTACGAATAATATCTGTTTTACTTTTTTAGGCGACGGAGCTGTTAATCAAGGTCAGGTGTATGAAGCTTTTAATATGGCTTCTTTATGGGGATTGCCTATAGTTTATATTATTGAAAATAATGAATATTCGATGGGTACTTCTGTAGCACGTTCTACCTTTATGTGTGATTTATATAAGAAAGGTGAATCATTTGGTATTAGAGGCTTTCAGTTAGATGGTATGGATTTTGAAGAAATGTATAACGGGACTAAACAAGTAGCTGAATACGTTAGAGAAAATAGTTTTCCGGTGATATTAGAGGTAAAAACTTATCGTTATCGGGGACATTCGATGTCTGACCCAGCAAAATATCGTAGTAAAGAAGAAGTCGAGAAATATAAAGAGCGTGATACGTTAGTCAGAATAAGGGAAATAATACTGGATAATAAATATGCAACTGAAGCAGACTTAAAAGCAATAGAACAGTCAGTACGAGAAATTATAAAAGTGGCAGTAGAATTCTCAGAAAATTCACCGTTACCCGCTGAAGATGAATTATATACAGAGATATATGTTTAA
- a CDS encoding pyruvate dehydrogenase complex E1 component subunit beta — protein MQITVREALRDAMQEEMLRDEKVFVIGEEVAEYQGAYKVTQGLLEQFGSKRVIDTPITEYGFAGLAVGAAFAGLRPIVEFMTFNFAMQAFDHIVNSAAKTHYMSGGQVKCPIVFRGPNGAASRVAAQHSQNYTACYSHIPGLKVVAPYSAEDHKGLMLTAIRDDNPVIFLENEILYGHSFDVPDIIEPIPFSKAKILKEGSNVTIVTFSIQVKLALDVVNILQNDNIDCELIDLRTIKPLDTDSIIESVKKSNRLVIVEEGWFFAGVGASIASIVMKEAFDYLDAPIEIVSGKDVPLPYAVNLEKLAMPSANDLIEAVKKVCYYSI, from the coding sequence ATGCAAATAACTGTACGTGAAGCGTTGCGTGATGCGATGCAAGAAGAGATGCTAAGAGATGAAAAAGTTTTTGTCATAGGTGAAGAAGTTGCCGAATATCAAGGAGCTTACAAGGTCACTCAAGGGTTACTAGAGCAATTTGGTTCTAAGAGGGTAATTGATACACCAATAACGGAATATGGGTTTGCAGGACTTGCTGTTGGAGCAGCTTTTGCAGGATTGCGTCCGATCGTGGAGTTTATGACTTTTAACTTTGCTATGCAAGCATTTGATCATATAGTTAATTCAGCTGCAAAAACTCATTATATGTCAGGCGGGCAAGTAAAATGTCCTATAGTGTTTAGAGGACCAAATGGTGCAGCAAGTAGAGTTGCAGCTCAGCATAGCCAAAATTATACAGCTTGTTATTCTCATATTCCAGGGTTAAAAGTAGTGGCGCCTTATAGCGCTGAAGATCATAAAGGGCTGATGCTGACAGCTATTAGGGATGATAACCCAGTTATTTTTTTAGAGAACGAGATTTTATATGGTCATAGTTTTGATGTACCAGACATAATTGAGCCTATACCTTTTAGTAAGGCAAAAATCTTAAAAGAAGGTAGTAATGTAACTATAGTAACTTTCTCGATTCAAGTAAAGCTTGCACTAGATGTTGTAAATATTTTACAGAATGATAATATTGATTGTGAGTTAATTGATCTTCGTACTATTAAGCCTCTTGATACTGATTCAATCATAGAATCAGTAAAAAAATCTAATCGTTTAGTTATAGTAGAAGAAGGATGGTTTTTTGCTGGTGTTGGAGCAAGTATTGCGTCTATTGTTATGAAAGAAGCATTCGATTATTTAGATGCGCCAATAGAGATTGTTAGTGGTAAAGATGTACCACTACCTTATGCTGTTAATTTAGAAAAATTAGCTATGCCAAGTGCAAATGATTTAATAGAGGCTGTAAAGAAAGTGTGTTATTATAGTATTTAG
- the typA gene encoding translational GTPase TypA, which translates to MTSIRNIAIIAHVDHGKTTLIDNMLKQSGTFRANQAVAERAMDFNELERERGITILAKCTALMWNEIRINIVDTPGHADFGGEVERILSMVDGVVLLVDASEGPMPQTKFVLSKALNLGLKPIVVINKIDRDDQRIKEVIDEVFELFVALEADNDQLDFPIVYASGRAGTASLNFDNKINPLDNLAPLFNLIVTHVPTPAADHKAPFSMLVTTREYNPFFGRVLTGRVQSGTLKINQNVQVLNHENKVLETGRITKILAFRGLERIAIDNAKAGDIIAVAGVENANVSDTICAPEVTKAIPSLPIDPPTLSMTFSINDSPLAGSEGTKITSSLIGARLMRELESNVALKVTETTDKNTFQVAGRGELQLSILIETMRREGFELSISRPEVLCHTDKKGNKQEPIEEIQIDVDDDYVGVVVKSLALRKAEMTNIRPSGGGKSRITFIGPSRGLIGYYSQFLTETRGTGIINRIFYGYTDYKGPIEGRRKGVLISNCDGEAVTYALWNLEERGKMFINPGDKVYRGMIIGEHNRDNDLDVNPLKAKQLSNVRAAGKDEAIRLTPPMLLTLEQAISYIQDDELVEVTPKSIRLRKALLNPNDRKRAAK; encoded by the coding sequence ATGACATCTATTCGTAATATAGCAATTATTGCCCACGTTGATCACGGGAAAACTACGCTTATAGATAATATGCTTAAACAAAGCGGGACATTCAGAGCTAATCAGGCAGTTGCTGAGCGTGCCATGGATTTTAACGAGCTTGAGCGCGAACGTGGAATTACAATACTTGCTAAATGTACAGCTCTTATGTGGAATGAGATCCGTATCAATATAGTAGATACACCAGGACACGCTGATTTTGGTGGTGAAGTAGAACGCATCCTTAGCATGGTTGATGGTGTTGTGTTACTTGTCGACGCATCAGAAGGACCAATGCCACAAACAAAATTCGTATTATCTAAAGCTTTAAATCTTGGTTTAAAACCTATTGTAGTTATTAATAAAATTGATAGAGATGACCAAAGAATTAAGGAAGTTATAGATGAAGTGTTTGAGCTATTTGTAGCACTTGAAGCAGATAATGATCAGCTGGACTTTCCTATAGTTTATGCATCAGGTAGAGCAGGCACAGCATCTTTAAACTTCGATAATAAAATAAATCCTTTAGATAATTTAGCTCCACTTTTTAACCTAATAGTAACACACGTACCTACACCTGCAGCAGATCATAAAGCACCGTTTTCTATGCTTGTGACCACACGAGAATATAATCCTTTCTTCGGTAGGGTTTTAACGGGGCGTGTACAAAGCGGAACTCTTAAAATCAACCAAAACGTACAAGTATTAAATCATGAGAATAAAGTACTTGAAACTGGTCGTATTACTAAAATATTAGCCTTTAGAGGTTTAGAGCGAATCGCTATAGACAATGCTAAAGCAGGAGATATTATTGCCGTAGCAGGCGTTGAAAATGCTAATGTTTCTGATACTATCTGTGCGCCTGAAGTAACCAAAGCTATACCGTCTCTACCTATAGATCCACCAACTTTATCTATGACTTTTAGTATTAATGACTCACCACTTGCAGGAAGCGAAGGTACGAAAATTACATCAAGCTTAATCGGAGCTAGATTAATGCGTGAGCTTGAGAGTAACGTTGCTCTTAAAGTAACAGAAACAACTGACAAAAATACTTTTCAAGTCGCAGGACGAGGTGAGTTACAGCTTAGTATATTAATCGAAACTATGCGTCGTGAAGGGTTTGAGTTATCTATCAGTAGACCAGAAGTATTATGCCATACTGATAAGAAAGGTAATAAGCAAGAACCTATTGAAGAAATTCAAATTGATGTTGATGACGATTATGTTGGAGTAGTTGTAAAATCTTTAGCACTTAGAAAAGCTGAAATGACTAATATAAGACCATCAGGTGGCGGCAAAAGTCGTATTACATTCATTGGCCCATCTAGAGGATTAATTGGCTATTACAGTCAGTTTTTAACAGAAACACGAGGCACAGGGATTATAAATCGTATTTTCTACGGATATACTGATTATAAAGGTCCTATCGAAGGAAGACGTAAAGGCGTACTGATCTCTAACTGTGATGGAGAAGCAGTTACATACGCTCTATGGAATCTAGAAGAAAGGGGTAAAATGTTTATAAATCCTGGAGATAAAGTATATAGAGGTATGATTATTGGGGAACATAATCGTGATAATGATTTAGATGTAAACCCACTAAAAGCAAAACAACTGAGCAATGTTAGAGCAGCAGGTAAAGACGAAGCAATAAGACTAACTCCACCAATGCTTTTAACACTTGAGCAGGCAATCAGCTATATACAGGATGACGAACTAGTTGAAGTCACACCGAAATCTATTCGTTTACGTAAAGCTCTCCTTAACCCAAACGATCGTAAAAGAGCTGCAAAATGA